From the genome of Labrus bergylta chromosome 4, fLabBer1.1, whole genome shotgun sequence, one region includes:
- the LOC109989885 gene encoding acyl-coenzyme A thioesterase 1-like — translation MSSQVRLKLLPSARCLFDEPVQVKVAGLRSRQVVTMRARSTDERGMVFSSSATYKADGSGEIHLDRDPSLSGSYIGVEPMGLLWSMKADRLHKRFQKNNSLNPHVVKFSVEEGEGRTLAEETNERLLIRDGVGRIPVKEGNVRGVLFTPPGDGPFPAVLDLYTFGGGLSEKRASLLANKGFVVLTVALYGHDDMPKDIKEIHLDYFEEAIEFLRKHDKVGGKGIGIISLSKSGDLALSAATYLSGVEATVWINGHSANTIFPLYYKKSLLHPALLFDTGRIIPSESGASIGKYAMNNPLLEENKASLIPIEKAKGPFLFLSSEEDMNWDSKTCMDMMVERLKHHGKDNFESMCYPRAGHYLEPPYGPYCPSSFHGLWGQRIQWGGEARSHAAAEVHMWKKIQEFFRTNLSCDEEINNNSFASS, via the exons ATGTCCTCTCAGGTCAGACTGAAGCTGCTGCCGAGCGCCAGGTGTTTGTTCGATGAGCCCGTTCAGGTGAAGGTGGCCGGGCTGAGGTCCAGACAGGTGGTCACCATGAGAGCCAGATCCACTGACGAGAGGGGGATGGTCTTTAGTTCTTCAGCGACATACAAGGCTGATGGGAGCGGAGAGATCCACCTGGACAGGGACCCGTCGCTCAGCGGGAGCTACATCGGGGTTGAACCCATGGGTCTGCTGTGGTCCATGAAGGCAGACCGTTTGCACAAAAGGTTTCAAAAGAACAATTCACTGAATCCTCACGTGGTGAAGTTTTCCGTTGAGGAGGGAGAGGGCCGAACTCTGGCAGAGGAAACCAACGAGAGACTTCTGATTAGAGACGGAGTCGGCAGGATCCCGGTCAAAGAGGGGAATGTTCGGGGAGTCTTGTTTACACCCCCAG GTGACGGCCCGTTCCCCGCTGTGTTGGATCTGTACACGTTTGGTGGAGGTTTGTCAGAGAAGAGAGCCTCTCTGCTGGCAAACAAAGGGTTTGTGGTTCTGACCGTCGCCCTGTACGGCCATGACGACATGCCTAAAGACATTAAAGAGATTCATCTGGATTATTTTGAAGAAGCGATTGAGTTCTTAAGGAAACACGACAAG GTGGGCGGTAAAGGAATTGGTATCATCTCTCTTTCAAAAAGTGGAGACCTTGCACTTTCAGCAGCTACTTACCTCTCAGGTGTTGAGGCCACGGTGTGGATCAACGGCCACTCTGCAAATACAATTTTCCCTCTCTACTACAAGAAGAGCCTTCTTCACCCTGCATTACTGTTCGATACAGGCAGGATAATACCTTCTGAATCGGGGGCCAGCATTGGCAAGTATGCGATGAATAATCCCCTACTAGAGGAGAACAAAGCTTCTCTGATTCCCATCGAGAAGGCAAAGGGACcgttcctctttctttcttcagagGAAGACATGAACTGGGACAGCAAGACTTGTATGGACATGATGGTGGAGAGGCTGAAGCATCATGGGAAGGACAACTTTGAGAGCATGTGTTACCCTCGAGCGGGGCACTACCTGGAGCCGCCTTATGGACCCTACTGCCCCTCCAGTTTTCATGGGCTTTGGGGTCAACGTATCCAGTGGGGCGGTGAGGCCAGGTCCCATGCAGCCGCTGAGGTCCACATGTGGAAGAAGATCCAGGAGTTCTTCAGGACTAACCTGAGCTGCGATGAAGAGATAAATAACAACAGCTTTGCTTCAAGTTAA
- the LOC109997509 gene encoding acyl-coenzyme A thioesterase 5-like, producing MSSQVRLKLLPSSRCLFDEPVQVKVAGLRSRQVVTMRARSTDDRGVVFSSLATYKANQNGEIHLDEEPSLSGSYVGVEPMGLLWSMKPDTLHKRFQKTNSLNPHVVRFSVHEEEGEGRMLAEATNERLLIGDGVSRIPVKEGNIRGVLFTPPGAGPFPAVLDLYTFGGGLSEKRASLLASRGFVVLTVALYGHDDMPKNIKEVHLDYFEESIEFLKRQNKVGSKGVGMISLSKSGDLALSVASYLPGVEATVWINGCSANTALPLYYKKSQILPALMFDVSRMIPSESGAYNIKYVTNDPLLEENKATLIPIEKAKGRFLFVVSEDDLNWDSKTYTEEMVERLKHHGKDNFESMCYPRAGHYLEPPYGPYCPSSFHSLAGKPVLWGGEPRSHAAAEVHLWKKIQEFFRANVSCDVTETRANL from the exons ATGTCCTCTCAGGTCAGACTGAAGCTGCTGCCGAGctccagatgtttgtttgatgaGCCCGTTCAGGTGAAGGTGGCCGGGCTGAGGTCCAGACAGGTGGTCACCATGAGAGCCAGATCCACTGACGACAGGGGAGTGGTCTTCAGCTCCTTGGCGACCTACAAGGCTAATCAGAACGGAGAGATCCACTTGGATGAAGAACCCTCGCTCAGCGGGAGCTACGTGGGTGTTGAACCCATGGGTCTGCTGTGGTCCATGAAGCCAGACACTTTGCACAAAAGGTTTCAAAAAACTAATTCTCTTAATCCCCATGTGGTGAGGTTTTCTGTGcatgaagaagaaggagagggcAGGATGTTAGCAGAGGCGACCAATGAGAGACTTCTGATTGGAGACGGGGTCAGCAGGATCCCTGTTAAAGAGGGGAACATTCGGGGAGTCCTGTTTACTCCCCCAG GAGCCGGTCCATTCCCCGCTGTGTTGGATCTGTACACTTTTGGTGGAGGTTTGTCAGAGAAGAGAGCCTCTCTGCTGGCTAGTCGAGGATTTGTTGTTCTGACTGTGGCGCTGTACGGCCACGACGACATGCCCAAGAACATCAAGGAGGTCCATCTGGATTACTTTGAAGAATCAATAGAGTTTTTGAAAAGGCAGAATAAG GTGGGCAGTAAAGGAGTCGGTATGATATCACTTTCAAAGAGTGGAGATCTTGCACTTTCAGTAGCTTCTTACCTGCCTGGTGTTGAAGCCACAGTGTGGATCAACGGCTGCTCTGCCAACACAGCGTTACCTCTTTACTACAAGAAGAGCCAGATACTTCCTGCGTTAATGTTTGACGTAAGCAGGATGATTCCCTCTGAATCAGGAGCCTACAATATCAAGTATGTTACTAATGATCcactgctggaggagaacaagGCCACCTTGATCCCCATCGAAAAAGCAAAGGGACGTTTCCTCTTTGTGGTGTCAGAGGACGACTTGAACTGGGACAGTAAGACTTACACAGAGGAGATGGTGGAGAGGCTGAAGCATCATGGGAAGGACAACTTTGAGAGCATGTGTTACCCTCGAGCGGGGCACTACCTGGAGCCGCCTTATGGCCCGTACTGCCCCTCCAGTTTTCACAGCCTTGCGGGTAAACCAGTCCTATGGGGGGGTGAGCCCAGGTCCCATGCAGCAGCTGAAGTCCACCTGTGGAAGAAGATCCAGGAGTTCTTCAGAGCTAATGTGAGCTGTGACGTTACAGAGACTAGAGCAAACTTATAG